One genomic region from Prochlorococcus marinus CUG1433 encodes:
- a CDS encoding heme oxygenase (biliverdin-producing) encodes MAVALAGQLREGTKKSHTMAENTGFVACFLKGVVEKKSYRKLISDLYFVYEAMEEEIERLVNEEHPVIKPIGFKSLYRKETLVNDLKFYFGENWKNEINISHSAKEYVERIREVAKNSPELLVGHHYTRYIGDLSGGQILKRIAKKALNLQGNDGLNFYEFELIADEKKFKEEYSLTLNQLPINQKTADQIIDEANQAFTYNMKMFKELEGNLIAVLGKIVFNYITKKVRKGSTET; translated from the coding sequence ATGGCAGTTGCTCTTGCAGGACAATTAAGAGAAGGGACAAAAAAATCCCATACTATGGCTGAAAATACTGGCTTTGTGGCTTGTTTTTTAAAAGGAGTTGTTGAAAAAAAATCTTATAGAAAATTAATTAGTGATTTATATTTTGTTTATGAAGCTATGGAAGAAGAAATTGAAAGACTGGTAAATGAAGAACATCCCGTAATAAAACCTATAGGTTTTAAATCGTTATACAGGAAAGAAACTCTTGTAAATGATCTTAAATTTTATTTTGGTGAAAACTGGAAGAATGAAATTAATATTTCTCACTCAGCAAAAGAATATGTTGAAAGAATACGAGAGGTCGCAAAAAATTCACCAGAGCTATTAGTTGGTCACCACTATACTCGCTATATAGGAGATTTATCTGGAGGGCAAATCTTGAAAAGGATCGCTAAAAAAGCATTAAATTTGCAGGGAAATGATGGTTTAAATTTTTATGAGTTTGAATTAATTGCTGATGAAAAGAAATTCAAGGAAGAATATTCCCTTACTTTGAATCAACTTCCAATAAATCAAAAGACTGCTGATCAAATTATTGATGAAGCTAATCAAGCTTTTACTTACAATATGAAAATGTTTAAGGAGCTTGAAGGTAACTTGATTGCTGTTTTAGGCAAGATTGTATTCAATTACATTACAAAAAAAGTCAGGAAAGGAAGTACCGAGACCTAA
- a CDS encoding 15,16-dihydrobiliverdin:ferredoxin oxidoreductase, translating to MFDSLVDFLKTNIDELNGHEVQISSEFKEHHNDDSKYIIKNWLFSSPQYRKWRITRLDGGKKLQVFNTVAYPNFDSEMPILGADILWFGTSQKLLAILDYQPLIQEGKYLEKYCSSLGIIKKKYSAFDNNKMKNIYDSKKYFSPWVIICRGNKLNLDRDLNNIFHSFVNNYLNVHKSNTVNQFLNAEEIKINQIKYDKYSFEKDPADKLFKSFFGEKWTKKFVNKFLFTLNNEIIY from the coding sequence ATGTTTGATTCATTAGTTGATTTCCTGAAAACCAATATTGATGAATTAAATGGTCATGAAGTACAAATATCTAGCGAATTTAAAGAACATCATAATGATGACTCAAAATATATTATTAAGAATTGGCTTTTTTCATCTCCCCAATATAGAAAGTGGCGAATAACAAGATTAGATGGTGGCAAAAAACTGCAAGTGTTTAATACGGTTGCATATCCTAATTTTGATAGTGAAATGCCTATTTTAGGAGCTGATATTTTATGGTTTGGAACTTCTCAAAAGTTATTAGCAATACTTGATTATCAACCTTTAATTCAAGAAGGCAAATATCTCGAAAAATATTGTTCAAGTTTAGGTATTATTAAAAAAAAATATTCTGCATTTGATAATAATAAAATGAAAAATATATATGATTCAAAAAAGTATTTTTCGCCATGGGTAATTATATGTAGAGGAAATAAATTAAATCTTGATAGAGATTTAAATAATATATTCCATTCATTTGTAAATAATTATTTGAACGTTCACAAATCGAATACTGTTAATCAATTCTTAAATGCAGAAGAAATAAAGATTAATCAAATTAAATATGATAAGTATAGTTTTGAAAAAGATCCTGCAGATAAATTGTTTAAATCTTTTTTTGGAGAAAAATGGACAAAAAAATTTGTCAATAAATTCCTTTTTACATTAAATAATGAGATTATTTATTGA
- a CDS encoding phycoerythrobilin:ferredoxin oxidoreductase, which produces MLIQDTIFYRPDWRWHNFLKYLTNNLSKYNCLEKIIPSEYSYKDSTYGSKKSKKNVNLSTWGVTHKKRIQFARAVCINSPNYSVLNFLIIPNTIYNVPFFGVDFVSLPNSYLLVLDFQPSLKIQTQYNNQLLEKLIKLKNNCHSSLPLAEEMSADVARFFSPGAIWSKLPKEERSDFLIANQLYTSFKEYLDLYLEILFESKEVNIELQKELINGQNNYLNYRRDNDPARPMLSSLFGKEFTESLIKEVLFTT; this is translated from the coding sequence ATGTTAATACAAGATACTATTTTTTACAGGCCAGATTGGAGATGGCATAATTTTTTAAAATATTTAACAAATAATTTAAGTAAATATAACTGTTTAGAAAAAATAATACCCTCCGAATATTCTTATAAAGATTCAACTTATGGTTCAAAAAAATCAAAAAAAAATGTGAATCTCTCTACTTGGGGTGTAACGCATAAAAAAAGAATTCAATTCGCAAGAGCAGTGTGTATAAATAGTCCAAACTATTCTGTTTTAAATTTTTTAATTATTCCCAATACTATTTATAACGTCCCATTTTTTGGAGTAGATTTTGTTTCTCTACCTAATAGTTATTTATTAGTGTTAGATTTTCAGCCCTCATTAAAAATACAAACTCAATATAATAATCAGCTATTAGAAAAACTTATCAAACTCAAAAATAATTGTCATTCATCACTCCCATTAGCTGAAGAAATGTCTGCGGATGTAGCTAGATTTTTTTCTCCAGGAGCAATATGGTCAAAATTACCTAAAGAAGAAAGAAGTGATTTTTTAATTGCTAATCAGCTTTATACGTCATTTAAGGAATATCTTGATTTGTATTTGGAAATTCTTTTCGAAAGCAAAGAAGTGAATATTGAACTGCAAAAAGAATTAATAAACGGTCAAAATAATTATTTGAATTATAGAAGAGATAACGATCCAGCCAGGCCAATGCTGTCGAGTTTGTTTGGTAAAGAATTTACTGAATCTTTAATTAAAGAAGTTTTATTTACTACTTAA
- a CDS encoding low molecular weight phosphotyrosine protein phosphatase: MKKISVLFVCLGNICRSPAAEAIFISLIEKKGLKDGFIVDSAGTGSWHIGKKADSRMRIAAERRDINILSRARQITKKDFDKFNYILAMDDSNFRNIQDLKNRTASASFASIKKIQDFRSVFNEQEVPDPYFGGDEGFDYVLDILEDSVYGFLESIS; this comes from the coding sequence ATGAAAAAAATTTCTGTTCTTTTTGTATGTTTGGGAAATATTTGTAGGTCTCCTGCAGCAGAAGCTATTTTTATAAGTCTAATTGAAAAGAAGGGATTAAAAGATGGCTTTATTGTAGATTCTGCTGGAACTGGGAGTTGGCATATTGGAAAAAAAGCTGACTCTAGGATGAGAATTGCGGCAGAAAGAAGAGATATAAATATCTTAAGCAGGGCTCGTCAAATTACCAAAAAAGATTTTGACAAATTTAACTACATTCTTGCGATGGACGATTCAAATTTTAGAAATATTCAAGATCTTAAAAATAGAACAGCTTCAGCTAGTTTTGCATCAATTAAAAAAATACAAGATTTTAGATCAGTTTTTAATGAGCAAGAAGTTCCTGACCCATATTTTGGAGGTGATGAGGGCTTCGATTATGTCCTTGATATTTTAGAAGACTCTGTATACGGTTTTTTGGAAAGTATTTCTTGA